One genomic window of Monodelphis domestica isolate mMonDom1 chromosome 1, mMonDom1.pri, whole genome shotgun sequence includes the following:
- the LOC100028204 gene encoding 60S ribosomal protein L23a-like, with protein DASKPKKEVVEHPQTEDKSKALKAKKVGLKGVHSYKKKKIPTSPTLQQLKTRRLRRQPKYLQKRAPRRNKLDHYAMIMFPLTTESAMKKTEDNNTLIFIVDIEATKLQIKQAVKKLQDIDVARVNTLIWTDGEEAYLQLAPDATTLDVTNKIVII; from the coding sequence gACGCATCAAAGCCCAAGAAGGAAGTGGTGGAACACCCCCAAACAGAAGACAAGTCCAAGGCCTTGAAGGCCAAGAAGGTAGGATTGAAGGGTGTTCATAGCTACAAAAAAAAGAAGATCCCAACATCTCCCACCTTACAGCAACTCAAGACACGGAGACTTCGAAGGCAACCCAAATACCTTCAGAAAAGGGCTCCTCGGAGAAATAAGCTTGATCATTATGCCATGATTATGTTTCCCTTGACCACTGAGTCTGCCATGAAGAAGACGGAGGACAATAACACTCTGATCTTCATTGTGGACATTGAGGCCACTAAACTTCAAATCAAGCAGGCAGTAAAGAAGTTGCAGGACATTGATGTAGCCAGGGTCAACACGCTGATCTGGACTGACGGAGAGGAGGCCTACCTCCAGCTTGCTCCAGATGCCACCACATTGGATGTTACCAACAAAATTGTAATCATTTAA